In Streptomyces sp. NBC_01381, a genomic segment contains:
- a CDS encoding nucleotidyl transferase AbiEii/AbiGii toxin family protein produces the protein MLNRSDLARIGAEYGAAEQQVRRDHLISHVLRALASLDLPVVFFGGTALSRTHLTTAASGGRLSEDIDLYTDDRPAVADALDSRIPRLLRREFPRSRWEPALSGVRGVDPAQLVTGDGLRLRVQLLDTNTGHSEWKRWPTEQRSVELRYRDVPGPATLRVPTLAAFVAMKVSAYCDRHAPRDLFDLAALARSGSISTDAAELVRTATGTAPAPHMFSALPDMEWEPQLAHQTSHLPPAEECLDTVRNAFAKALAWPEPYDPFA, from the coding sequence ATGCTGAACCGGAGTGATCTCGCGCGCATCGGCGCGGAGTACGGCGCCGCCGAGCAGCAGGTGCGGCGCGATCACCTGATCAGTCACGTGCTGCGGGCGCTTGCCTCGCTGGATCTGCCGGTGGTGTTCTTCGGAGGTACGGCCCTCTCGCGTACGCACCTCACGACGGCGGCGTCCGGCGGTCGGCTGTCCGAGGACATCGATCTGTACACGGACGACCGCCCGGCGGTTGCCGATGCCCTCGACTCCCGTATCCCCCGCTTGCTTCGACGTGAGTTCCCGCGTTCGCGGTGGGAGCCCGCGCTCTCCGGCGTCCGTGGGGTGGATCCCGCCCAACTGGTGACCGGCGACGGTCTGCGTCTGCGCGTCCAGCTCCTCGACACGAACACCGGCCACTCGGAATGGAAGCGCTGGCCCACCGAGCAGCGCAGTGTCGAACTGCGCTATCGCGACGTCCCGGGCCCCGCCACACTGAGGGTTCCGACGTTGGCGGCGTTCGTCGCCATGAAAGTATCCGCGTACTGCGACCGCCACGCACCACGCGACCTCTTCGACCTGGCGGCTCTGGCACGGTCGGGCTCCATCAGCACCGACGCGGCGGAACTCGTGCGCACGGCGACCGGCACAGCTCCCGCACCGCACATGTTCAGCGCGCTGCCGGACATGGAGTGGGAGCCCCAACTCGCCCACCAGACGAGCCATCTCCCTCCCGCGGAGGAGTGCCTCGACACTGTCCGGAACGCCTTCGCGAAGGCGCTCGCCTGGCCTGAGCCGTACGACCCCTTCGCCTGA
- a CDS encoding type IV toxin-antitoxin system AbiEi family antitoxin encodes MKRTAIGLPPELARRTNLVLRPKDAADVYTHPRPEMARLVRNGAARHLATGYYLLVPGRHLGDDTWRPDLHSVGLGIGQADYGQDGAALMGIGAARQFGAVPREIAVTFIAVPKQRPSLETEFGQIVFVRRDMTVLDLERIETEVVPGWVTTPEQTLLDLAARPTLGGLPAEAITEALRALWLRADTDLLTELAAGQRKTAGLRRARRLIEGDSDAEPE; translated from the coding sequence ATGAAGAGGACAGCGATCGGCCTTCCCCCCGAGCTGGCCCGCAGGACGAACCTCGTCCTGCGCCCCAAGGACGCCGCTGACGTCTACACCCATCCCCGTCCCGAGATGGCGCGCCTGGTCCGGAATGGGGCCGCGCGCCACCTGGCCACCGGCTACTACCTCCTCGTACCCGGCCGTCATCTCGGCGACGACACCTGGCGTCCAGACCTCCACTCAGTGGGTCTCGGCATCGGCCAGGCCGACTACGGCCAGGACGGTGCCGCCCTGATGGGCATCGGGGCTGCACGCCAGTTCGGGGCCGTCCCACGCGAGATCGCCGTCACGTTCATTGCCGTGCCGAAGCAACGCCCCTCACTGGAGACGGAGTTCGGGCAGATCGTCTTCGTCCGCAGGGACATGACTGTCCTCGACCTGGAACGGATCGAGACCGAGGTGGTCCCCGGGTGGGTGACCACACCTGAACAGACCCTGCTGGACCTCGCGGCCCGCCCTACACTTGGCGGCCTGCCCGCCGAAGCCATCACCGAAGCCCTCCGCGCGCTCTGGCTGCGCGCCGACACCGACCTGCTGACCGAACTGGCAGCCGGGCAGCGCAAGACAGCCGGCCTGCGGCGGGCGCGGCGACTGATCGAGGGGGACTCGGATGCTGAACCGGAGTGA
- a CDS encoding DUF4291 domain-containing protein, whose protein sequence is MPNTDPVKVYEQGLTWIKPSFLWMMYRCGWATKEGQETVLAVEITREGFEWALRHACLSHFAHGVHADQAAWKRDLRRAPTRVQWDPERDLHLNPLPHRSLQLGLAGDAAQCYADEWTVSITDITERARAVHALVRENDLGAAENLLPVERPYPAGDDLLAHLRA, encoded by the coding sequence GTGCCCAACACAGATCCCGTAAAGGTCTATGAACAAGGCTTGACGTGGATCAAGCCGTCCTTCCTCTGGATGATGTACCGCTGCGGCTGGGCGACGAAGGAGGGCCAGGAGACGGTCCTGGCGGTGGAGATCACTCGCGAGGGCTTCGAGTGGGCACTGCGTCACGCGTGCCTGTCGCACTTCGCGCACGGGGTGCACGCCGACCAGGCCGCGTGGAAGCGTGACTTGAGGCGTGCTCCGACCCGGGTCCAGTGGGATCCGGAACGCGACCTGCACCTGAACCCACTCCCGCACCGCTCCCTCCAGCTAGGCCTCGCGGGTGACGCGGCGCAGTGCTACGCGGACGAGTGGACGGTATCGATCACTGACATCACCGAGCGGGCACGGGCCGTCCACGCCCTCGTACGCGAGAACGACCTAGGGGCCGCCGAGAATCTCCTCCCCGTGGAACGCCCCTACCCCGCAGGAGACGATCTGCTCGCTCACCTGCGTGCGTGA
- the fxsT gene encoding FxSxx-COOH system tetratricopeptide repeat protein, with protein sequence MTDSQTPPASGRRSAAAGQNPGVIATGDRARIDQRNLVLPADALRAAVSDEAVARLNNLPTPDSQVFKGRDDALDFLDALPSTGTGIVAQSVRGMGGIGKSTLVLHHARSHLNAERGPVWWIDASSAAAITTDLAALATALNPVHAALPLDEAAKWALAWLQGHTGWLLVLDNAEEPADLRPYLGRLSTGQVLVTTRRDLAWQDLGASLRLDTLTPAASLAVLQEITGRHTDIAALDSLADELGYLPLALQQAGAYLAQTRSSTETYLSELRADPAGVLAATPPGDPQQRTIAQLWSVTLSTLHTTNPHAVQLLRILACYAPDPLPRHILTTSLHTPRAVDHALGILAAYSMITLTDTTVTLHRLVQTVVRTATPAAIPQPQRKGLRRLLHRSQPTAPPHPSRTALALVHAAMPPGSPGDVSTWPAWQNLLPHIQATSTHQQSTRDTTELASLLRRTAFYLWARGQAAQALPLEERALQLTETALGPNHPDTVTCLGNLAETLSALGRHTDALPLKERALQVAETALGPNHPTTATCLGNLAATYSALGRHADALPLKERALRTTETALGPNHPDTATCLGNLAETLSALGRHTDALPLKERALQVAETALGPNHPDTATCLNNLASTYNALGRHTDALPLQKQALDITETALGPDHPDTATCLNNLAATYSALGRHTDALPLKERALQVAETALGPDHPDTATCLNNLASTYNALGRHTDALPLQKQALHITETTLGPDHPTTAMCLNNLAETLSALGRHTDALPLKERALRTTETALGPNHPDTATCLNNLASTYSDLGRHTDALPLQKQALHITETTLGPNHPTTALRLGNLASIYSDLGRHTDALPLQERALRITETALGPDHPDTALRLGNLASTYSDLGRHTDALPLQERALQITETTLGPDHPTTALRLGNLANIREVLTSSEGELSP encoded by the coding sequence ATGACCGACTCGCAGACACCCCCTGCTTCGGGCCGCCGCTCCGCGGCAGCAGGCCAGAACCCCGGAGTCATCGCCACAGGGGACCGGGCCCGGATCGATCAACGGAACCTGGTCCTGCCTGCCGACGCGTTGCGGGCCGCCGTGTCAGACGAGGCAGTAGCGCGGCTGAACAATCTGCCCACGCCAGACAGTCAGGTGTTCAAAGGCCGCGACGACGCCCTCGACTTCTTAGATGCCCTGCCATCGACCGGAACCGGCATCGTCGCGCAGAGTGTGCGAGGCATGGGCGGGATAGGCAAGAGCACCCTCGTTCTGCACCACGCTCGTTCGCATCTCAACGCCGAGCGTGGGCCAGTGTGGTGGATAGATGCGTCATCAGCCGCCGCAATCACGACCGACCTGGCGGCCCTGGCCACTGCCCTGAATCCGGTGCACGCAGCGCTGCCGCTGGACGAGGCCGCCAAATGGGCTCTGGCCTGGCTCCAGGGGCACACCGGTTGGCTGCTGGTCCTGGACAATGCCGAAGAACCCGCCGATCTACGTCCTTATCTTGGCCGCCTCAGCACAGGCCAGGTTCTGGTCACGACCCGCCGCGACCTAGCCTGGCAAGACCTCGGCGCCTCTCTGCGCCTGGACACCCTTACACCCGCGGCCTCCCTGGCCGTCCTCCAGGAAATCACCGGCCGCCACACCGACATCGCCGCGCTGGACAGCTTGGCCGACGAACTTGGCTACCTACCCCTGGCCCTTCAGCAAGCAGGCGCCTACCTCGCCCAAACCCGCAGCAGCACCGAAACCTACCTCAGCGAGTTACGCGCCGATCCCGCCGGAGTACTGGCCGCCACCCCTCCCGGCGACCCACAACAGCGCACCATTGCCCAACTGTGGAGCGTCACCCTCAGCACCCTGCACACCACCAACCCACACGCCGTACAACTGCTGCGCATCCTGGCCTGTTACGCCCCTGACCCCCTGCCCCGTCACATCCTGACCACCTCCCTACACACACCCCGGGCTGTCGATCACGCTTTGGGCATCCTGGCCGCCTACAGCATGATCACCCTCACCGACACCACCGTCACCCTCCACCGCCTCGTGCAAACCGTCGTGCGCACCGCCACCCCAGCAGCAATCCCACAACCACAACGGAAGGGCTTAAGGCGCCTGCTTCACCGAAGTCAGCCCACCGCCCCTCCGCACCCGAGCCGAACCGCCCTGGCCCTGGTCCACGCAGCCATGCCGCCTGGCAGTCCCGGAGATGTATCGACCTGGCCAGCGTGGCAAAACCTGCTGCCCCACATCCAAGCCACGAGTACCCATCAGCAATCCACCCGCGATACCACCGAGCTTGCTTCCTTGCTGAGGCGGACCGCCTTCTACCTCTGGGCCCGAGGCCAGGCAGCTCAAGCCCTGCCCCTGGAGGAAAGGGCACTACAGCTCACCGAAACCGCCCTCGGACCCAACCACCCCGACACCGTCACGTGCCTGGGCAACCTCGCCGAGACCCTCAGCGCTCTGGGACGGCACACCGACGCCCTCCCCCTAAAGGAACGGGCACTACAGGTCGCCGAAACCGCCCTCGGACCCAACCACCCCACCACCGCCACGTGCCTGGGCAACCTCGCCGCCACCTACAGCGCTCTGGGACGGCACGCCGACGCCCTCCCCCTAAAGGAACGGGCACTCCGGACCACCGAAACCGCCCTCGGACCCAACCACCCCGACACCGCCACGTGCCTGGGCAACCTCGCCGAGACCCTCAGCGCTCTGGGACGGCACACCGACGCCCTCCCCCTAAAGGAACGGGCACTACAGGTCGCCGAAACCGCCCTCGGACCCAACCACCCCGACACCGCCACGTGCCTGAACAACCTCGCCTCCACCTACAACGCTCTGGGACGGCACACCGACGCCCTCCCCCTCCAGAAGCAGGCACTAGACATCACCGAAACCGCCCTCGGACCCGACCACCCCGACACCGCCACGTGCCTGAACAACCTCGCCGCCACCTACAGCGCTCTGGGACGGCACACCGACGCCCTCCCCCTAAAGGAACGGGCACTACAGGTCGCCGAAACCGCCCTCGGACCCGACCACCCCGACACCGCCACGTGCCTGAACAACCTCGCCTCCACCTACAACGCTCTGGGACGGCACACCGACGCCCTCCCCCTCCAGAAGCAGGCACTACACATCACCGAAACCACCCTCGGACCCGACCACCCCACCACCGCCATGTGCCTGAACAACCTCGCCGAGACCCTCAGCGCTCTGGGACGGCACACCGACGCCCTCCCCCTAAAGGAACGGGCACTCCGGACCACCGAAACCGCCCTCGGACCCAACCACCCCGACACCGCCACGTGCCTGAACAACCTCGCCTCCACCTACAGCGACCTGGGACGGCACACCGACGCCCTCCCCCTCCAGAAGCAGGCACTACACATCACCGAAACCACCCTCGGACCCAACCACCCCACCACCGCCCTACGCCTGGGCAACCTCGCCTCCATCTACAGCGACCTGGGACGGCACACCGACGCCCTCCCCCTCCAGGAACGGGCACTACGGATCACCGAAACCGCCCTCGGACCCGACCACCCCGACACCGCCCTACGCCTGGGCAACCTCGCCTCCACCTACAGCGACCTGGGACGGCACACCGACGCCCTCCCCCTCCAGGAACGGGCACTACAGATCACCGAAACCACCCTCGGACCCGACCACCCCACCACCGCCCTGCGCCTGGGCAACCTCGCCAACATCCGTGAAGTGCTCACAAGCAGCGAAGGCGAACTCTCGCCGTAG
- a CDS encoding caspase family protein: MALLIATYDYPQDATLRRLTAPPHDAQSLKEVLEDPAIGGFDVEILINEPHYVVGQAIGVLYRDRRPDDLTLLYFTGHGLKDDDGRLHLAMYDTRQDDLQFTALATERIDRAMTACVSRKKVLILDCCYSGAYRTERLEKAGTEVNVLDRFRGEGRVVLTASDATQYSFERGQVYGDAPQSVFTHHLVEGLRNGGADLDGDGSITHDELYTYVRDRVASEGRHQLPKKQDNVDGRILIARNGSWKLPGPLVAALTSPYVEVRIGAFEGLDHLYKVGTEKVQGCVIDTWRELAEDDSNSVITRAVERLRKEGLPLPSRYGEAGTPGVSAIPVDQQNEQRQARETSSSATPPLAGRTPAEGPGLRSGPVYQESTTGEPQPVNLRRKTARRKRVALWRAESPPAETAGTETKASGRLGDAVQPDTKPPPAAPKFTKPDTVRELDRRAQQDTDLPPVKDKPSSGYEPPTAAQVRVPVAGSPSIHTPAARRSGMLRLLDRALDRVLDFLFWIAPAVAVLAVLAVPAFIIWLPITDHRHNLAVNPVTGTSVKHLKDSCFWCESPGARSMRYEVSGTAPVSSTFLTKERDPRYLHAVVKLTGISETCDKDRTWVEFSFAARSAQGDVSPHRAKGALNDKDRSKTIEYFGVGKPAGIAFEATVRGPNAGSANCSVNVELKDTILHSLPTWLHWLAINYQA; this comes from the coding sequence GTGGCACTTCTCATCGCCACATACGACTATCCGCAGGACGCGACTCTGCGGCGATTGACCGCGCCGCCTCACGACGCGCAGTCACTCAAGGAGGTCCTTGAGGATCCGGCGATCGGCGGATTCGACGTCGAAATCCTGATCAATGAGCCGCACTATGTCGTCGGGCAGGCCATCGGTGTCCTCTACCGCGACCGTCGGCCCGACGATCTCACCCTGTTGTACTTCACCGGGCACGGGCTCAAGGATGACGATGGCCGACTGCACCTGGCGATGTACGACACCCGTCAGGACGACCTTCAGTTCACCGCCCTAGCCACAGAGCGGATCGACCGGGCCATGACCGCGTGCGTCTCCCGTAAGAAGGTACTCATCCTCGATTGCTGCTACAGCGGGGCGTACCGTACCGAGCGCTTGGAGAAGGCTGGCACCGAAGTCAACGTACTCGACCGGTTTCGAGGTGAGGGGCGCGTCGTGCTCACGGCGTCTGACGCTACCCAGTACTCGTTCGAACGCGGGCAAGTGTACGGCGATGCCCCGCAGTCCGTGTTCACCCACCACCTGGTGGAGGGATTGCGGAATGGTGGGGCCGATCTCGACGGCGATGGGAGCATCACACACGACGAGTTGTATACGTACGTGCGTGACAGAGTTGCATCGGAGGGGCGTCACCAGCTGCCGAAAAAGCAGGACAACGTGGACGGACGGATCCTCATCGCCCGCAACGGCAGTTGGAAGCTCCCGGGCCCTCTGGTAGCAGCGCTGACGAGCCCATATGTCGAGGTGAGGATCGGGGCCTTCGAAGGGCTCGACCATCTGTACAAGGTCGGGACCGAGAAGGTTCAGGGGTGCGTTATCGACACATGGCGTGAGCTTGCAGAGGACGACAGCAACTCGGTAATCACACGTGCCGTAGAGCGGTTAAGGAAAGAAGGGCTGCCACTGCCTTCCCGCTACGGTGAGGCTGGCACGCCCGGAGTATCGGCGATACCGGTGGACCAACAGAACGAGCAGCGTCAAGCTAGAGAAACTTCTTCCTCTGCCACACCTCCGCTCGCCGGTCGTACGCCCGCCGAGGGGCCCGGTCTGAGATCTGGACCCGTATACCAGGAGTCCACGACCGGTGAACCCCAGCCTGTGAATCTGCGGCGCAAGACGGCCAGGCGGAAGCGTGTGGCGCTGTGGCGTGCAGAGTCTCCGCCTGCGGAAACGGCCGGGACAGAGACCAAGGCGTCCGGGCGGCTGGGCGATGCGGTCCAACCAGATACCAAACCTCCGCCCGCAGCACCCAAGTTCACGAAACCTGACACCGTGCGGGAATTGGACAGGCGTGCTCAGCAGGATACCGACTTGCCGCCCGTCAAGGACAAACCCTCATCCGGCTACGAGCCACCAACAGCAGCGCAGGTGCGCGTCCCCGTGGCTGGCAGCCCTTCCATCCATACCCCAGCGGCCCGCCGTTCCGGGATGCTCCGTCTCCTCGACCGGGCCCTCGACCGGGTCCTCGACTTCCTATTCTGGATCGCACCGGCCGTGGCAGTCCTCGCCGTCCTAGCAGTGCCAGCGTTCATCATCTGGTTGCCTATCACGGACCACCGGCACAACCTCGCCGTCAACCCTGTCACTGGGACCTCGGTCAAACACCTCAAGGACTCCTGCTTCTGGTGCGAGTCGCCCGGTGCCCGTTCGATGCGCTACGAGGTGTCGGGGACCGCGCCTGTCTCCAGCACATTCCTGACCAAGGAGCGCGACCCCCGCTACCTCCACGCTGTCGTCAAGCTGACCGGAATCTCTGAGACCTGTGACAAGGACCGCACCTGGGTGGAGTTCTCCTTCGCTGCACGGTCCGCTCAGGGCGACGTCTCCCCGCACCGCGCCAAGGGGGCCTTGAACGACAAGGACCGATCTAAGACCATCGAGTACTTCGGCGTCGGCAAGCCAGCCGGCATAGCGTTCGAGGCGACGGTCCGCGGGCCCAACGCAGGCAGCGCTAACTGCTCGGTGAATGTCGAACTCAAAGACACCATCCTTCACTCGCTGCCGACCTGGCTCCACTGGCTCGCTATCAACTACCAAGCCTGA
- a CDS encoding phosphotransferase enzyme family protein, which produces MAVDAARGSGEGFTSERAVRVMAAACQAVGLDDRGAELIRLGENALFRLTSVPVIVRIARSVEYLPMSRNEVAVSRWLADEGFPAARVVDDLEQPLLIDGHPVTFWHLIVEGDRKATYGELGAILRDLHSMTLPDGLELPPYSVFGKTELRLERPVGVPQDDIEFLRKRDRELRDKYEELRFESTKGPVHGDAHVQNLMVDDQGQVILIDFESFAFDHPEWDLMVTSVEHHSLGWQTEAQYADFVAAYGRDLYDWHGYDMVRGIQEFHMTTWLMQNVAEDEKTAAEYRRRIAGLRNDEGPRDWRPW; this is translated from the coding sequence ATGGCGGTTGACGCTGCTCGGGGATCGGGCGAGGGGTTCACGTCGGAACGTGCGGTGCGGGTGATGGCTGCCGCATGCCAGGCTGTGGGACTCGACGACAGAGGGGCGGAGTTGATCCGCCTCGGAGAGAACGCGCTCTTCCGGCTGACCTCCGTGCCGGTGATCGTGCGCATCGCGCGGTCTGTTGAGTACCTGCCGATGTCGCGCAATGAGGTGGCGGTATCGCGCTGGCTGGCAGACGAGGGTTTCCCGGCCGCACGGGTCGTCGATGACCTGGAGCAGCCGTTGCTGATAGACGGGCACCCGGTGACCTTCTGGCATCTGATCGTTGAGGGCGATCGGAAGGCGACCTATGGGGAGCTGGGTGCGATCCTGCGGGATCTGCACTCGATGACGTTGCCGGACGGCTTGGAGCTGCCTCCGTACAGCGTCTTCGGCAAGACGGAACTGCGGCTCGAGCGGCCGGTTGGTGTGCCGCAGGACGACATCGAGTTCCTGCGGAAGCGGGATCGTGAACTGCGGGACAAGTACGAGGAGCTGCGGTTCGAGTCGACCAAGGGTCCGGTGCATGGTGACGCTCACGTGCAGAACCTCATGGTGGACGATCAAGGGCAAGTGATCCTGATCGACTTCGAGAGCTTCGCCTTCGATCATCCCGAGTGGGATCTCATGGTGACGTCCGTGGAGCATCACAGCCTCGGGTGGCAGACCGAAGCGCAGTACGCCGACTTCGTGGCCGCGTACGGGCGTGATCTCTACGACTGGCACGGGTACGACATGGTCCGCGGGATTCAGGAATTCCACATGACGACGTGGCTCATGCAGAACGTCGCTGAGGACGAGAAGACGGCTGCCGAGTACCGGCGCCGTATCGCCGGACTGCGGAACGATGAGGGGCCTCGGGACTGGCGGCCGTGGTAG
- a CDS encoding sporulation protein: protein MSREPNAQLISAMDEAKVSNKGLAKRMRDLAQQHGTDLGTTHVSVQRWRAGSGIQTRTATIMADALSAKLGRRVTAADLGFADQPEQTRPMDVGYQHALPDALTQLDSLAQERPESATSDGLIVADGDLSAAVLSWMVARPDGIQADKPASQRVGMRDVRAVRTAADMFMRLDFLYGGGHGHKALRHYFRHEVLPLLNASYSERVGNSLFGAAAEISQLLAWTAYDTGNHQLSHRYLVSTLRLTKVVDDRMFGARILSNLSHQANYLGNHAQAIQLARAGVEGAHGKATPRAMALFSAMEARALSNAGDPIGAGRAMNEAERSFERADTAEHPEWLGYFDDAELMGEFCHCFRDLKQRREAVTHAQRAVDNTDPQYARTLGFCRMVLAQSQLLNGELEAAVTTASLAVDGGDTLQSARFQRYVTDFQREVSEHSTNPTVAVFNEKVRDAVARLDDE, encoded by the coding sequence ATGAGCCGAGAGCCGAACGCGCAATTGATCTCCGCTATGGACGAAGCCAAGGTCTCGAACAAGGGCCTCGCCAAGCGCATGCGTGACCTTGCGCAGCAGCACGGAACTGATCTCGGGACAACGCACGTTTCGGTACAGCGCTGGCGAGCTGGCTCAGGCATCCAGACGCGAACCGCCACGATCATGGCAGATGCTCTCAGTGCCAAACTTGGCCGAAGGGTCACCGCGGCCGACCTCGGATTCGCCGATCAGCCCGAACAGACCAGGCCGATGGACGTCGGCTACCAACATGCGTTACCCGACGCACTGACCCAGCTCGACAGCCTCGCCCAGGAGCGCCCGGAATCGGCGACCAGTGATGGGTTGATCGTGGCCGACGGAGACTTGAGCGCAGCCGTCCTGTCTTGGATGGTCGCGCGACCCGACGGCATCCAAGCCGACAAGCCCGCATCCCAGCGAGTCGGCATGCGCGACGTACGAGCTGTCCGAACCGCCGCCGACATGTTCATGCGACTGGACTTCCTCTACGGCGGAGGCCACGGCCACAAGGCGCTGCGCCACTACTTCCGCCACGAGGTCTTGCCACTGCTCAACGCCAGCTACAGCGAGAGGGTCGGCAACTCCCTCTTCGGAGCAGCGGCCGAGATCTCGCAGCTACTCGCATGGACGGCCTACGACACCGGCAACCACCAGCTCTCACACCGCTACCTGGTCTCCACGCTCCGCCTGACGAAGGTGGTCGACGACCGGATGTTCGGCGCCCGCATCCTGTCCAACCTCAGCCACCAGGCAAACTACCTCGGCAACCACGCCCAGGCCATCCAGCTCGCCCGCGCCGGCGTCGAGGGCGCCCACGGCAAGGCCACACCGCGCGCCATGGCTCTGTTCTCCGCGATGGAGGCCCGCGCCCTGTCCAACGCCGGTGACCCCATCGGCGCGGGACGAGCCATGAACGAGGCCGAGCGATCCTTCGAGCGTGCCGACACAGCCGAACACCCCGAATGGCTCGGCTACTTCGACGACGCCGAGCTCATGGGCGAGTTCTGCCATTGCTTCCGAGACCTCAAGCAGCGCCGCGAAGCCGTCACACACGCGCAGCGAGCCGTGGACAACACCGATCCGCAGTACGCCCGCACCCTCGGCTTCTGCCGCATGGTGCTCGCCCAGAGCCAGCTACTGAACGGCGAGTTGGAAGCCGCCGTCACCACCGCCAGCCTGGCCGTCGACGGTGGCGACACCCTCCAGTCCGCCCGCTTCCAGCGCTACGTAACCGACTTCCAGCGTGAGGTGAGCGAGCACTCCACGAACCCCACTGTCGCCGTGTTCAACGAGAAGGTGCGGGACGCGGTTGCCCGCCTGGACGACGAGTAG
- a CDS encoding ATP-binding protein, producing the protein MGHFRALTLFAESADTVRAARDMTAATLQGWGLGRMSEDVRLVVSELVGNVVHHAVPDDCLSEPGASRRIDVLLKMWPDWLFIGVVDEDSTPPDLPVGEFISPELAGDFGEALLPDRGRGLLIVQRLADAVWWSPGEDGGKTVWCRFDLDGGVIASPP; encoded by the coding sequence ATGGGGCACTTCAGGGCGCTGACGCTCTTCGCCGAGTCGGCGGATACCGTGCGTGCCGCGCGCGACATGACGGCGGCAACGCTCCAGGGATGGGGGCTTGGCCGCATGTCTGAGGATGTTCGGCTCGTCGTCTCAGAGTTGGTCGGCAACGTGGTGCACCACGCGGTGCCGGACGACTGCCTGTCTGAGCCCGGTGCCTCGCGTCGGATCGACGTGTTGCTGAAGATGTGGCCGGACTGGCTGTTCATCGGCGTTGTCGATGAAGACTCAACGCCCCCTGATCTTCCGGTGGGTGAGTTCATCTCCCCGGAATTGGCGGGTGACTTCGGTGAAGCCTTGCTGCCGGATCGGGGGCGCGGACTGCTGATCGTCCAGCGTCTCGCGGATGCCGTGTGGTGGTCGCCGGGGGAGGACGGCGGCAAGACCGTGTGGTGCCGCTTCGACCTCGACGGCGGTGTCATCGCCAGCCCGCCGTAG